One window of the Xiphophorus hellerii strain 12219 chromosome 15, Xiphophorus_hellerii-4.1, whole genome shotgun sequence genome contains the following:
- the LOC116734615 gene encoding uncharacterized protein LOC116734615, whose translation MPSRQSLPSVETQTVTVEALMAAVDPFFRNITPKEWLGLADGNPEPSTTCALREPFGDILELFTCNVLHSLHKESCTMKDLKAGVGNKVPETFAKVLEIDEDISTEHTQNLNRLIVQYLLARVNHSLDSGAPRDHVEQAPCMSIIRHMVDETNLVMQDLSDRLRASGEEFKKPADGKTCEPKSKIKGLMGKIKKFFRNFTGKHSSKVAPMIIQEQPKTSLAENKYTLSIQVEDVDNLSDIKGCIAEARPAKDNNRTTAMAAVISLEVQATAELHKEPKVDKISPAEPFVPLDVADVENSVPETQSTKDSQEIEGKPKLVEISSMEAFFHPVILLTENLLENEPETESISKPEEGQSEEVEMRKTAVRSLVRDVIKKIIDKSGHKYYL comes from the coding sequence ATGCCAAGTAGACAGAGTTTGCCATCCGTAGAGACCCAGACCGTCACCGTGGAAGCCCTGATGGCTGCGGTCGACCCGTTTTTCAGAAACATCACGCCGAAGGAGTGGTTGGGACTGGCAGATGGAAACCCAGAACCCAGCACCACCTGTGCTCTGCGTGAGCCTTTTGGAGACATCTTGGAGCTGTTTACATGCAACGTTCTGCATAGTCTCCACAAGGAAAGCTGCACTATGAAGGACTTGAAGGCGGGCGTGGGCAACAAAGTTCCCGAAACCTTCGCTAAAGTCCTGGAGATCGACGAAGACATCAGTACCGAGCACACACAGAATTTAAACAGGCTCATTGTGCAATATCTGCTGGCTAGAGTCAATCACAGCTTGGACTCAGGTGCTCCAAGAGATCATGTTGAGCAAGCACCTTGTATGTCAATAATCAGACATATGGTTGATGAAACCAATTTGGTCATGCAGGACCTTTCGGATAGATTGCGCGCATCTGGTGAGGAATTCAAGAAACCAGCCGACGGTAAAACTTGTGAGCCGAAATCTAAGATTAAAGGTCTGATGGGGAAGATcaagaaatttttcagaaatttcaCTGGTAAACATTCATCGAAGGTGGCTCCAATGATCATCCAGGAGCAACCAAAAACCTCTCTGGCTGAAAACAAGTACACGCTGAGCATCCAGGTGGAAGATGTCGACAACCTTTCGGACATTAAAGGATGTATAGCAGAAGCTCGGCCGGCCAAAGACAACAACAGAACTACGGCCATGGCAGCCGTTATTTCTCTAGAAGTCCAGGCAACCGCAGAGTTACACAAAGAGCCTAAGGTTGATAAAATCTCACCTGCTGAGCCGTTCGTTCCTCTTGATGTTGCAGATGTGGAGAACTCTGTACCAGAGACTCAGTCAACCAAAGATTCACAGGAAATAGAAGGGAAGCCAAAGTTGGTTGAAATCTCATCCATGGAAGCCTTCTTTCATCCGGTGATCTTGTTGACTGAAAATCTGCTGGAAAACGAACCAGAAACAGAGTCCATCAGCAAACCAGAGGAAGGCCAGTCTGAAGAGGTAGAGATGAGAAAAACGGCCGTGAGAAGCCTGGTCAGAGATGTGATCAAGAAGATTATTGACAAGTCAGGACACAAATACTACCTCTAG